In Acinetobacter radioresistens DSM 6976 = NBRC 102413 = CIP 103788, one DNA window encodes the following:
- a CDS encoding TraC family protein, protein MQTKASIIDKMLHRYSLSSLTPVISPTEDHFFYCENNKKQSYVGACFLATPLNGMDDQGFNLFVSAISVKLPPNSIIQIQQAATNHVDDQIDSYYENNYNSIKNNHGLNAKQKENLHSIVLKRTESLRQAKITPPVPANGITLRQSRIIVSVKIPADLQLSEYDLQRCKELILTVYDSLRSTTLPDLKQLTVNEYLSELRSIVYPFEPLDNTYDEFQKISEQVFRKTTETDNRDPNITKIGDTHISVLSVSALPKKNDISLTNMLVGDPMGSTKQVGCPYFINCTIIIPETQDENTKIDFDYAQTFDTATPWAKKFAPKLVDRLEGLELLRNATKRGEIPCRLYFNVVLFSKDKQKLPRIATVLQSYYKSLGLILVPDSKIVLPLFWNTLPLYASIESLKNTSRTLRMTTVHAATFAPLFADFQNLRGNFSQIYYTRRGNIFGFDPMAGQNHNGMIFGSSGGGKSVFGQNFLLQEYESGALIRVLDDGQSYKKLCYTVGGSFIEFTDSSDVCLNPFTLVENINEELDQLARIVKQMASPTTHLDDFCMSKIKQAIKSVYSTSAKKTTISDIADFLSIQPEEEIRRLGSQLFEYTVDGSYGKYFNGDNNLNLNAQMVVLELEGLKSDPLLKTVVMMMVCTRIQADMYRNFSYARKFVLFEEVTSYFEDPLVGAFIADFYERVRKYRGGCWLVTQNAERIADSPAIGKVMINANYMIYLPYVAEQIDVMAQKKLLKDDPYIINTYKSLRLSKGVYSEAMIFETSTENISVIRTILNDFEKILFSSSDEYFRPFIERIDKGEDIAEIIDSYLLKAEKDKYENKANSNQDINDLKARIENGEDLDQVLLDFKNKIMRVVG, encoded by the coding sequence ATGCAAACCAAAGCTTCTATCATCGATAAGATGCTACACCGATACAGTCTGTCATCTTTAACACCAGTAATTAGCCCAACCGAAGATCATTTTTTTTACTGTGAAAATAATAAAAAGCAGTCATACGTTGGTGCTTGTTTCTTGGCAACGCCTTTAAATGGTATGGATGATCAGGGCTTCAACCTCTTTGTGAGTGCTATCTCGGTAAAGCTTCCACCGAATTCTATTATTCAAATTCAGCAAGCTGCAACTAACCATGTTGATGACCAGATCGATAGTTATTATGAAAATAACTATAATTCAATTAAAAATAATCATGGATTAAATGCAAAGCAAAAAGAAAACCTTCATTCGATCGTTTTAAAACGTACCGAATCATTAAGACAAGCTAAAATCACGCCGCCGGTTCCGGCAAATGGTATTACTTTACGTCAATCACGAATTATTGTGAGTGTAAAAATTCCTGCCGACTTACAGCTTAGTGAATACGATCTACAGCGTTGTAAAGAGCTGATATTGACTGTATATGACAGCTTACGAAGCACTACACTGCCAGATTTAAAGCAGTTAACAGTGAACGAGTATTTATCTGAATTACGCTCAATCGTTTATCCATTTGAGCCATTAGATAACACTTATGACGAATTCCAGAAAATATCCGAACAGGTGTTTAGAAAGACTACTGAAACAGATAATCGTGATCCTAATATTACGAAAATCGGGGATACACACATTTCAGTGCTGTCTGTAAGTGCATTGCCTAAGAAGAATGATATTTCTTTAACCAATATGCTTGTTGGCGATCCAATGGGTTCAACCAAACAAGTTGGATGTCCATATTTTATTAACTGCACGATCATTATTCCTGAAACGCAGGATGAAAACACCAAAATTGATTTTGACTACGCACAGACATTCGATACTGCAACGCCATGGGCTAAAAAGTTTGCTCCTAAATTGGTGGATCGTCTTGAAGGCTTAGAGTTGCTTCGTAATGCAACTAAGCGCGGCGAAATACCATGCCGTTTGTATTTTAATGTAGTTTTATTCAGTAAAGATAAGCAAAAGCTACCCCGAATCGCTACTGTTCTTCAAAGCTATTACAAATCACTTGGTTTGATTCTTGTACCTGATTCTAAAATTGTTTTACCGCTTTTTTGGAATACCTTGCCCCTATATGCAAGTATTGAGTCGCTTAAAAATACAAGCCGTACATTACGCATGACAACAGTACATGCTGCTACATTTGCCCCTCTGTTTGCTGATTTCCAGAATTTGCGCGGTAATTTTAGTCAAATCTACTATACGCGCCGTGGAAATATCTTTGGTTTCGATCCTATGGCCGGCCAGAACCATAATGGCATGATATTTGGTTCATCAGGTGGTGGTAAATCAGTATTTGGTCAAAATTTCCTTCTTCAAGAATATGAATCAGGTGCATTAATCCGAGTTTTGGATGATGGTCAATCTTATAAAAAATTATGTTATACGGTTGGCGGGTCATTCATTGAGTTTACCGACAGTAGTGATGTTTGTTTAAATCCATTTACTCTTGTTGAAAATATCAATGAAGAACTTGATCAGCTTGCACGTATAGTAAAACAGATGGCATCACCCACTACACATTTAGACGACTTTTGTATGTCTAAAATCAAGCAAGCTATTAAGTCGGTGTACAGTACCAGTGCTAAAAAAACAACGATTAGTGATATTGCTGACTTTTTATCTATCCAACCCGAAGAAGAAATTCGCAGACTCGGTAGCCAGTTATTTGAATATACAGTAGACGGTTCATACGGCAAATATTTCAACGGTGATAATAACTTAAATCTGAATGCTCAAATGGTTGTGCTTGAGCTTGAAGGCTTGAAATCAGACCCATTGCTTAAGACGGTCGTAATGATGATGGTCTGCACACGTATTCAGGCTGATATGTACCGTAACTTTAGCTATGCACGTAAATTTGTGTTGTTTGAGGAAGTGACAAGTTACTTTGAGGACCCGCTAGTAGGCGCTTTCATTGCTGACTTCTATGAGCGTGTGCGTAAGTATCGTGGCGGTTGTTGGTTGGTAACTCAGAATGCTGAGCGTATTGCTGATTCTCCTGCAATCGGGAAGGTGATGATCAATGCGAACTACATGATCTACTTACCGTATGTTGCTGAACAGATCGATGTAATGGCACAGAAGAAATTACTTAAAGACGATCCCTACATTATTAATACTTATAAATCACTTCGCTTGTCAAAAGGCGTTTATTCAGAGGCAATGATCTTTGAAACCAGTACTGAAAATATTTCAGTCATTCGTACGATTTTAAATGATTTTGAAAAGATATTATTTTCCTCAAGTGATGAATATTTCCGTCCATTCATTGAAAGAATTGATAAAGGTGAGGATATTGCTGAAATCATTGATTCGTATTTGTTGAAAGCAGAAAAGGACAAATATGAAAATAAAGCAAACTCTAATCAGGATATTAATGATCTCAAAGCTAGAATTGAAAATGGTGAGGACCTAGATCAAGTATTACTAGATTTTAAAAACAAAATTATGCGTGTGGTTGGTTAA
- the lepB gene encoding signal peptidase I, which yields MKISFRQNKVYLFLAYLFMPLISFIRELFIACKGRRLTVLWIIAIFCFIYISSDYYVKKVKDNFGIAVDISNVSSNDHIFFKVNKGIKTYSELKVGEYISFSSSKLEPIVSSKSTIIKKVVAKQGDHIQIKGLELFINGVKRAELNPAALVKLKKTEAQMQADYIVPLNSVFVLGSYYRSFDSRYWGVLPIKENTKVDIATPILF from the coding sequence ATGAAAATTAGTTTTAGACAAAATAAAGTATATTTATTTTTGGCTTATTTATTTATGCCATTAATTTCATTCATTAGAGAGCTGTTTATTGCTTGTAAAGGTCGCCGTTTAACTGTTCTCTGGATAATTGCTATTTTTTGTTTCATTTATATCAGTAGTGATTATTATGTAAAGAAGGTTAAAGATAACTTTGGTATCGCTGTGGATATTAGTAATGTATCTTCTAATGACCATATTTTCTTTAAAGTTAATAAAGGTATTAAAACTTATTCAGAATTAAAAGTCGGTGAGTATATTTCATTTAGTTCTTCTAAATTAGAGCCTATCGTTAGTAGTAAAAGTACTATTATTAAAAAAGTAGTTGCAAAGCAAGGGGATCATATTCAGATCAAAGGACTCGAATTATTTATTAATGGTGTTAAGCGTGCTGAATTGAATCCTGCCGCTTTAGTAAAACTCAAGAAAACAGAAGCTCAAATGCAAGCTGACTATATTGTTCCTCTAAATTCAGTTTTTGTTTTAGGTTCTTACTACAGATCATTTGATAGTAGGTATTGGGGTGTGTTGCCTATTAAGGAAAACACTAAAGTTGATATTGCTACGCCTATATTATTTTAA
- the traF gene encoding conjugal transfer protein TraF, with the protein MKKSKVLLLSAALTFQVTHLYAALTEQRQQAISNQPPTQYSENFYDRRSEGWYWYEDPEAKKKQKPVQPPVVVQQPVQPKKVDIYNPTTNTINEPIVVQAAPAQPKPLSTEWLKVNMPKALQAAMDNPTDENGRPSKEVQTYMYMQRIALDRSQNFSKAASTVTQLDPFLDETNRVPVDTASNRVFVAAAEHDKKMILKYLAQTTGLWFFYDTSCSFCSSQYEFLKDFKVDNNFKIFNISMDGKRLPKMGNDEIILPDKGQAVNLRLRITPSIVLLAPPNNFYVVSQGLITQSSLESKILLVAEQQNLLPKHLKDKLDPYSKGIITPQQMNRMQEVEKELNDDPTKIVDYIKKVVGNE; encoded by the coding sequence GTGAAAAAATCGAAAGTACTGCTACTTTCTGCTGCATTAACTTTCCAAGTTACGCATCTTTATGCAGCTTTAACAGAACAAAGACAGCAAGCTATTAGCAATCAACCGCCAACTCAATATTCTGAAAACTTTTATGATCGTAGAAGTGAAGGGTGGTATTGGTATGAGGACCCCGAAGCTAAGAAAAAGCAGAAACCTGTTCAGCCGCCAGTAGTTGTTCAACAGCCTGTACAGCCCAAGAAGGTAGATATTTATAACCCGACTACCAACACAATCAATGAGCCGATCGTAGTACAAGCTGCTCCTGCACAACCAAAACCCCTTTCAACAGAGTGGTTGAAGGTAAATATGCCAAAAGCTTTACAAGCTGCTATGGATAATCCTACAGATGAAAATGGGCGACCAAGTAAAGAAGTTCAGACATATATGTATATGCAGAGAATTGCCTTAGACCGATCTCAGAACTTTTCAAAAGCTGCCAGTACTGTCACCCAACTTGATCCATTCCTAGATGAAACCAATCGGGTTCCAGTGGATACAGCATCTAACCGTGTTTTTGTAGCTGCTGCTGAACATGATAAAAAAATGATTCTGAAATATTTGGCTCAAACTACAGGACTTTGGTTCTTTTATGACACAAGCTGCTCTTTCTGTTCTTCTCAATATGAATTTTTAAAAGATTTTAAAGTGGATAATAATTTTAAAATATTTAATATATCTATGGACGGAAAGCGTTTGCCGAAAATGGGTAACGATGAAATAATATTACCTGATAAGGGCCAAGCAGTTAATCTCAGATTACGGATTACACCGTCAATTGTTTTATTAGCTCCACCGAACAACTTTTATGTTGTGAGCCAAGGGTTAATTACTCAAAGTTCTTTAGAATCAAAGATATTGCTTGTTGCAGAACAACAAAATCTTTTACCTAAACATTTGAAAGACAAGCTCGATCCTTATTCTAAAGGCATTATTACACCGCAGCAAATGAATCGTATGCAAGAGGTGGAAAAAGAGTTAAACGATGATCCAACAAAGATTGTTGATTATATCAAGAAAGTTGTTGGCAATGAGTAA